A region from the Drosophila mauritiana strain mau12 chromosome 2L, ASM438214v1, whole genome shotgun sequence genome encodes:
- the LOC117135220 gene encoding lysine-specific demethylase 6A isoform X2: MGQLTFEDDCLIRELDSRYYGFLDLSNSKNAELRNLVQQTITNLQNYIANGQAHESKNISDNKNAIQKFEPSTQAGEHMENTSSQINDDTKPFEQDAKEKVPIIEEKPQDEHYVNALCKLGHLHLLLGEYSEALSAYQKYLRFRENNYWTNHAFMYGIGVAYFKLRCFKWAIKSFQELLYLSPNFTCANEVHLRLGLMLKHCGEFHIALKHLQLALLYTYPSTFSELQVKFQIAHLYEVQNKHKAAKDGYEFLLNEKNISLELKADVYRQLGWMYHCVECLGEKKEREANALNFLQKSIEADPKSGQSLYLLGRCYAGINKVHDAFLAYRNSVEKSEGNADTWCSIGVLYQQQNQPTDALQAYICAVQLDKDHKAAWTNLGILYESCGQLRDAYACYLNATKQISFQSSLIRKKQAIRMKKDTIGLSKGLSQRITFLEGQLSQAPLPSITSKRRQLCSIEEAWNLPISLEMNSRQQQTAQMLPRQVTKQSPVQGPPPPYPHSQLSQSPIPSKRIKEDGTGQQEVTQNNSQTSAQNLINISESLNQRNFNAMPESNKSSEQSVLDTFDDISNDIYKQNESIKLERLSHDALSNNEDSRHDYIGGDNADLSTTFKIQMDSKQLMAAVKLLPIDEPPVHCTILQVNAPPPSPPDCPPQKLTRDQLLPPTPSVHLENKKNAFSPQLQEFCLKHPIAVVRGLAGALKLDLGLFSTKTLVEANPDHSVEVRTQVHQSPDENWDTSQGKRVWACISHRSHTTIAKYAQYQASSFQDSLKLILPQDESDKGFPGSQAMSDSDSKDSVSNSNIVLKRKKHKINSKMLRFGTNVDLSDEKKWKPQLTELQKLPAFARVISAANMLSHVGHVILGMNTVQLYMKVPGSRTPGHQENNNFCSININIGPGDCEWFAVPDAYWGGVHNLCEKNNISYLHGSWWPVLEDLYKENIPVYRFIQKPGDLVWVNAGCVHWVQSIGWCNNIAWNVGPLTARQYSLAIERYEWNKVQAFKSIVPMVHLSWNLARNIKVSDTKLFELIKMCLLQTLKNVLHIQEYVKSKGVEIRFNGRGKNEASHYCGQCEVEVFNVLFIKEQEKRHVVHCLSCALKLSPSLQGIVCLEEYRLSELQRVYDSFTLHRTQGLAYTQ, encoded by the exons ATGGGGCAACTAACTTTCGAGGATGATTGCCTGATCCGCGAGCTGGATAG TCGATACTACGGCTTTTTGGATTTGTCCAATTCGAAAAATGCGGAATTGAGGAATCTCGTTCAGCAGACCATCACAAACTTGCAAAACTACATTGCAAATGGTCAGGCGCACGAATCGAAGAACATCAGTGATAATAAAAATGCTATACAAAAGTTTGAGCCATCAACTCAAGCAGGTGAACATATGGAAAACACATCGTCCCAAATCAATGACGACACCAAACCTTTTGAGCAAGATGCCAAGGAAAAGGTGCCCATCATTGAAGAAAAACCCCAGGATGAGCACTACGTTAACGCTCTTTGCAAACTTGGCCACCTGCATCTTCTTCTTGGCGAATACTCCGAAG CTTTATCAGCGTACCAGAAGTATTTACGATTCAGAGAAAACAATTACTGGACAAATCatgcatttatgtatggaATAGGCGTTGCTTATTTTAAACTTCGGTGCTTTAAATG GGCCATCAAATCGTTTCAGGAGCTTTTATACCTAAGTCCCAATTTTACATGTGCAAATGAAGTTCATTTGCGTCTAGGTCTTATGCTAAAACACTGCGGGGAGTTCCATATTGCCCTAAAACATTTACAATTGGCGCTGCTTTATACATATCCTTCGACCTTTTCGGAACTTCAGG TCAAATTTCAAATCGCGCATTTGTACGAAGTTCAAAACAAGCACAAGGCGGCAAAGGATGGCTACGAATTTCTTCTAAATGAGAAAAACATCTCCTTGGAGCTCAAAGCAGATGTTTATCGACAATTAG GATGGATGTACCATTGCGTAGAATGCCTAGGCGAAAAAAAGGAACGTGAAGCGAACGCATTAAATTTTCTACAAAAATCAATCGAAGCTGACCCAAAGAGTGGACAATCATTATATTTACTAGGAAGGTGTTACGCCGGCATCAATAAGGTTCATGATGCTTTCCTAGCATACCGCAACTCGGTGGAAAAAAGTGAGGGGAATGCTGATACTTGGTGCTCAATCGG CGTCTTATATCAGCAACAAAATCAACCCACGGATGCCCTTCAAGCCTACATATGTGCTGTGCAACTGGATAAAGACCATAAGGCCGCGTGGACCAACCTGGGTATACTTTATGAGAGCTGTGGTCAATTACGAGATGCCTATGCTTGCTACTTAAATGCAACCAAACAAATATCATTCCAG TCTTCGTTAATTCGAAAGAAACAAGCAATACGTATGAAAAAGGACACAATTGGACTGTCGAAAGGCCTGTCTCAGAGAATCACTTTCCTGGAGGGCCAGCTCAGTCAAGCACCATTGCCAAGTATTACATCGAAGCGCCGCCAGCTGTGTTCAATCGAAGAAGCTTGGAACCTGCCAATATCATTAGAAATGAACTCTCGCCAACAACAAACAGCGCAGATGCTACCAAGACAGGTCACAAAGCAAAGTCCAGTACAGGGACCGCCACCACCTTATCCGCATAGCCAACTCAGCCAAAGTCCCATACCTTCGAAACGTATTAAGGAAGATGGCACAGGCCAACAAGAAGTAACACAAAACAACAGTCAGACTTCTGCGCAAAATCTAATAA ACATTTCGGAATCTTTAAACCAGCGAAACTTCAACGCCATGCCGGAGAGCAACAAAAGTTCGGAGCAAAGTGTTCTTGACACCTTCGACGACATCTCGAATGATATTTATAAACAGAATGAGAGCATCAAGCTCGAACGTTTGAGCCACGATGCACTCAGTAACAATGAGGACTCGAGGCATGATTATATTGGCGGTGACAACGCCGACCTCTCCACCACGTTCAAAATACAAATGGACTCGAAGCAGTTGATGGCAGCTGTTAAGCTGCTGCCGATCGACGAACCGCCCGTGCACTGCACCATTTTGCAAGTGAATGCGCCGCCGCCATCTCCGCCCGATTGCCCACCGCAGAAACTGACGCGAGATCAACTCCTGCCTCCCACACCCTCGGTTCATTTAGAAAATAAGAAGAACGCGTTCAGTCCCCAGTTGCAGGAGTTTTGCCTGAAACATCCGATTGCCGTTGTTCGCGGCTTGGCGGGCGCTCTGAAGCTAGATCTCGGTCTCTTTTCGACCAAAACGTTGGTGGAAGCCAACCCGGACCATAGTGTTGAGGTTCGGACCCAAGTGCACCAGTCTCCCGATGAAAATTGGGACACTTCGCAGGGTAAGCGCGTCTGGGCCTGCATCTCCCATCGGTCTCACACAACCATAGCCAAATATGCCCAATATCAGGCATCCAGTTTTCAAGACAGCTTGAAG CTTATTTTACCGCAGGATGAAAGCGATAAAGGTTTCCCCGGCTCGCAAGCAATGTCGGACTCAGACTCAAAGGACTCGGTATCCAATTCGAACATTGTTCTCAAGCgtaaaaaacacaaaataaacaGCAAAATGTTAAG GTTCGGGACCAACGTGGACCTCTCCGATGAAAAGAAATGGAAACCACAACTAACAGAGCTACAAAAACTGCCAGCCTTTGCGCGAGTTATATCCGCTGCCAATATGCTATCACACGTGGGCCACGTCATTTTGGGCATGAACACCGTTCAGCTGTACATGAAGGTGCCCGGAAGTAGGACGCCTGGCCACCAAGAGAACAACAACTTCTGCTCAATCAACATCAACATCGGTCCTGGCGACTGTGAATGGTTTGCCGTCCCCGATGCCTACTGGGGCGGAGTTCACAATCTGTGCGAGAAGAACAACATTAGCTATCTGCACGGCTCGTGGTGGCCCGTCCTGGAGGATTTATACAAGGAGAATATACCAGTTTATAGATTTATACAGAAACCCGGTGACTTGGTTTGGGTGAATGCCGG ATGCGTCCATTGGGTTCAGTCGATCGGTTGGTGCAACAACATTGCGTGGAACGTTGGACCCTTGACTGCCCGTCAGTATTCTCTTGCCATCGAGCGATATGAGTGGAATAAAGTGCAGGCCTTCAAAAGCATTGTGCCGATGGTGCATTTAAGCTGGAACCTTGCAAGGAACATCAAAGTGTCCGATACCAAACTTTTCGAGCTGATAAA AATGTGTTTGCTGCAAACGCTGAAAAACGTATTGCACATACAAGAGTATGTCAAATCGAAAGGTGTGGAAATACGTTTCAATGGTCGCGGAAAGAACGAAGCATCCCATTACTGCGGACAATGCGAG GTTGAGGTTTTCAATGTGCTGTTCATCAAGGAGCAGGAGAAACGACACGTGGTCCACTGCCTATCGTGCGCGCTGAAGTTGTCTCCGTCGCTCCAGGGAATCGTTTGCCTGGAGGAGTATCGTCTGTCGGAGCTGCAGCGCGTGTACGATTCGTTTACTTTACACAGAACCCAAGGACTAGCATACACTCAGTAG
- the LOC117135220 gene encoding lysine-specific demethylase 6A isoform X4, translating to MGQLTFEDDCLIRELDSRYYGFLDLSNSKNAELRNLVQQTITNLQNYIANGQAHESKNISDNKNAIQKFEPSTQAGEHMENTSSQINDDTKPFEQDAKEKVPIIEEKPQDEHYVNALCKLGHLHLLLGEYSEALSAYQKYLRFRENNYWTNHAFMYGIGVAYFKLRCFKWAIKSFQELLYLSPNFTCANEVHLRLGLMLKHCGEFHIALKHLQLALLYTYPSTFSELQVKFQIAHLYEVQNKHKAAKDGYEFLLNEKNISLELKADVYRQLGWMYHCVECLGEKKEREANALNFLQKSIEADPKSGQSLYLLGRCYAGINKVHDAFLAYRNSVEKSEGNADTWCSIGVLYQQQNQPTDALQAYICAVQLDKDHKAAWTNLGILYESCGQLRDAYACYLNATKQISFQSSLIRKKQAIRMKKDTIGLSKGLSQRITFLEGQLSQAPLPSITSKRRQLCSIEEAWNLPISLEMNSRQQQTAQMLPRQVTKQSPVQGPPPPYPHSQLSQSPIPSKRIKEDGTGQQEVTQNNSQTSAQNLINISESLNQRNFNAMPESNKSSEQSVLDTFDDISNDIYKQNESIKLERLSHDALSNNEDSRHDYIGGDNADLSTTFKIQMDSKQLMAAVKLLPIDEPPVHCTILQVNAPPPSPPDCPPQKLTRDQLLPPTPSVHLENKKNAFSPQLQEFCLKHPIAVVRGLAGALKLDLGLFSTKTLVEANPDHSVEVRTQVHQSPDENWDTSQGKRVWACISHRSHTTIAKYAQYQASSFQDSLKDESDKGFPGSQAMSDSDSKDSVSNSNIVLKRKKHKINSKMLRFGTNVDLSDEKKWKPQLTELQKLPAFARVISAANMLSHVGHVILGMNTVQLYMKVPGSRTPGHQENNNFCSININIGPGDCEWFAVPDAYWGGVHNLCEKNNISYLHGSWWPVLEDLYKENIPVYRFIQKPGDLVWVNAGCVHWVQSIGWCNNIAWNVGPLTARQYSLAIERYEWNKVQAFKSIVPMVHLSWNLARNIKVSDTKLFELIKMCLLQTLKNVLHIQEYVKSKGVEIRFNGRGKNEASHYCGQCEVEVFNVLFIKEQEKRHVVHCLSCALKLSPSLQGIVCLEEYRLSELQRVYDSFTLHRTQGLAYTQ from the exons ATGGGGCAACTAACTTTCGAGGATGATTGCCTGATCCGCGAGCTGGATAG TCGATACTACGGCTTTTTGGATTTGTCCAATTCGAAAAATGCGGAATTGAGGAATCTCGTTCAGCAGACCATCACAAACTTGCAAAACTACATTGCAAATGGTCAGGCGCACGAATCGAAGAACATCAGTGATAATAAAAATGCTATACAAAAGTTTGAGCCATCAACTCAAGCAGGTGAACATATGGAAAACACATCGTCCCAAATCAATGACGACACCAAACCTTTTGAGCAAGATGCCAAGGAAAAGGTGCCCATCATTGAAGAAAAACCCCAGGATGAGCACTACGTTAACGCTCTTTGCAAACTTGGCCACCTGCATCTTCTTCTTGGCGAATACTCCGAAG CTTTATCAGCGTACCAGAAGTATTTACGATTCAGAGAAAACAATTACTGGACAAATCatgcatttatgtatggaATAGGCGTTGCTTATTTTAAACTTCGGTGCTTTAAATG GGCCATCAAATCGTTTCAGGAGCTTTTATACCTAAGTCCCAATTTTACATGTGCAAATGAAGTTCATTTGCGTCTAGGTCTTATGCTAAAACACTGCGGGGAGTTCCATATTGCCCTAAAACATTTACAATTGGCGCTGCTTTATACATATCCTTCGACCTTTTCGGAACTTCAGG TCAAATTTCAAATCGCGCATTTGTACGAAGTTCAAAACAAGCACAAGGCGGCAAAGGATGGCTACGAATTTCTTCTAAATGAGAAAAACATCTCCTTGGAGCTCAAAGCAGATGTTTATCGACAATTAG GATGGATGTACCATTGCGTAGAATGCCTAGGCGAAAAAAAGGAACGTGAAGCGAACGCATTAAATTTTCTACAAAAATCAATCGAAGCTGACCCAAAGAGTGGACAATCATTATATTTACTAGGAAGGTGTTACGCCGGCATCAATAAGGTTCATGATGCTTTCCTAGCATACCGCAACTCGGTGGAAAAAAGTGAGGGGAATGCTGATACTTGGTGCTCAATCGG CGTCTTATATCAGCAACAAAATCAACCCACGGATGCCCTTCAAGCCTACATATGTGCTGTGCAACTGGATAAAGACCATAAGGCCGCGTGGACCAACCTGGGTATACTTTATGAGAGCTGTGGTCAATTACGAGATGCCTATGCTTGCTACTTAAATGCAACCAAACAAATATCATTCCAG TCTTCGTTAATTCGAAAGAAACAAGCAATACGTATGAAAAAGGACACAATTGGACTGTCGAAAGGCCTGTCTCAGAGAATCACTTTCCTGGAGGGCCAGCTCAGTCAAGCACCATTGCCAAGTATTACATCGAAGCGCCGCCAGCTGTGTTCAATCGAAGAAGCTTGGAACCTGCCAATATCATTAGAAATGAACTCTCGCCAACAACAAACAGCGCAGATGCTACCAAGACAGGTCACAAAGCAAAGTCCAGTACAGGGACCGCCACCACCTTATCCGCATAGCCAACTCAGCCAAAGTCCCATACCTTCGAAACGTATTAAGGAAGATGGCACAGGCCAACAAGAAGTAACACAAAACAACAGTCAGACTTCTGCGCAAAATCTAATAA ACATTTCGGAATCTTTAAACCAGCGAAACTTCAACGCCATGCCGGAGAGCAACAAAAGTTCGGAGCAAAGTGTTCTTGACACCTTCGACGACATCTCGAATGATATTTATAAACAGAATGAGAGCATCAAGCTCGAACGTTTGAGCCACGATGCACTCAGTAACAATGAGGACTCGAGGCATGATTATATTGGCGGTGACAACGCCGACCTCTCCACCACGTTCAAAATACAAATGGACTCGAAGCAGTTGATGGCAGCTGTTAAGCTGCTGCCGATCGACGAACCGCCCGTGCACTGCACCATTTTGCAAGTGAATGCGCCGCCGCCATCTCCGCCCGATTGCCCACCGCAGAAACTGACGCGAGATCAACTCCTGCCTCCCACACCCTCGGTTCATTTAGAAAATAAGAAGAACGCGTTCAGTCCCCAGTTGCAGGAGTTTTGCCTGAAACATCCGATTGCCGTTGTTCGCGGCTTGGCGGGCGCTCTGAAGCTAGATCTCGGTCTCTTTTCGACCAAAACGTTGGTGGAAGCCAACCCGGACCATAGTGTTGAGGTTCGGACCCAAGTGCACCAGTCTCCCGATGAAAATTGGGACACTTCGCAGGGTAAGCGCGTCTGGGCCTGCATCTCCCATCGGTCTCACACAACCATAGCCAAATATGCCCAATATCAGGCATCCAGTTTTCAAGACAGCTTGAAG GATGAAAGCGATAAAGGTTTCCCCGGCTCGCAAGCAATGTCGGACTCAGACTCAAAGGACTCGGTATCCAATTCGAACATTGTTCTCAAGCgtaaaaaacacaaaataaacaGCAAAATGTTAAG GTTCGGGACCAACGTGGACCTCTCCGATGAAAAGAAATGGAAACCACAACTAACAGAGCTACAAAAACTGCCAGCCTTTGCGCGAGTTATATCCGCTGCCAATATGCTATCACACGTGGGCCACGTCATTTTGGGCATGAACACCGTTCAGCTGTACATGAAGGTGCCCGGAAGTAGGACGCCTGGCCACCAAGAGAACAACAACTTCTGCTCAATCAACATCAACATCGGTCCTGGCGACTGTGAATGGTTTGCCGTCCCCGATGCCTACTGGGGCGGAGTTCACAATCTGTGCGAGAAGAACAACATTAGCTATCTGCACGGCTCGTGGTGGCCCGTCCTGGAGGATTTATACAAGGAGAATATACCAGTTTATAGATTTATACAGAAACCCGGTGACTTGGTTTGGGTGAATGCCGG ATGCGTCCATTGGGTTCAGTCGATCGGTTGGTGCAACAACATTGCGTGGAACGTTGGACCCTTGACTGCCCGTCAGTATTCTCTTGCCATCGAGCGATATGAGTGGAATAAAGTGCAGGCCTTCAAAAGCATTGTGCCGATGGTGCATTTAAGCTGGAACCTTGCAAGGAACATCAAAGTGTCCGATACCAAACTTTTCGAGCTGATAAA AATGTGTTTGCTGCAAACGCTGAAAAACGTATTGCACATACAAGAGTATGTCAAATCGAAAGGTGTGGAAATACGTTTCAATGGTCGCGGAAAGAACGAAGCATCCCATTACTGCGGACAATGCGAG GTTGAGGTTTTCAATGTGCTGTTCATCAAGGAGCAGGAGAAACGACACGTGGTCCACTGCCTATCGTGCGCGCTGAAGTTGTCTCCGTCGCTCCAGGGAATCGTTTGCCTGGAGGAGTATCGTCTGTCGGAGCTGCAGCGCGTGTACGATTCGTTTACTTTACACAGAACCCAAGGACTAGCATACACTCAGTAG
- the LOC117135220 gene encoding lysine-specific demethylase 6A isoform X3 — MGQLTFEDDCLIRELDSRYYGFLDLSNSKNAELRNLVQQTITNLQNYIANGQAHESKNISDNKNAIQKFEPSTQAGEHMENTSSQINDDTKPFEQDAKEKVPIIEEKPQDEHYVNALCKLGHLHLLLGEYSEALSAYQKYLRFRENNYWTNHAFMYGIGVAYFKLRCFKWAIKSFQELLYLSPNFTCANEVHLRLGLMLKHCGEFHIALKHLQLALLYTYPSTFSELQVKFQIAHLYEVQNKHKAAKDGYEFLLNEKNISLELKADVYRQLGWMYHCVECLGEKKEREANALNFLQKSIEADPKSGQSLYLLGRCYAGINKVHDAFLAYRNSVEKSEGNADTWCSIGVLYQQQNQPTDALQAYICAVQLDKDHKAAWTNLGILYESCGQLRDAYACYLNATKQISFQKSSLIRKKQAIRMKKDTIGLSKGLSQRITFLEGQLSQAPLPSITSKRRQLCSIEEAWNLPISLEMNSRQQQTAQMLPRQVTKQSPVQGPPPPYPHSQLSQSPIPSKRIKEDGTGQQEVTQNNSQTSAQNLINISESLNQRNFNAMPESNKSSEQSVLDTFDDISNDIYKQNESIKLERLSHDALSNNEDSRHDYIGGDNADLSTTFKIQMDSKQLMAAVKLLPIDEPPVHCTILQVNAPPPSPPDCPPQKLTRDQLLPPTPSVHLENKKNAFSPQLQEFCLKHPIAVVRGLAGALKLDLGLFSTKTLVEANPDHSVEVRTQVHQSPDENWDTSQGKRVWACISHRSHTTIAKYAQYQASSFQDSLKDESDKGFPGSQAMSDSDSKDSVSNSNIVLKRKKHKINSKMLRFGTNVDLSDEKKWKPQLTELQKLPAFARVISAANMLSHVGHVILGMNTVQLYMKVPGSRTPGHQENNNFCSININIGPGDCEWFAVPDAYWGGVHNLCEKNNISYLHGSWWPVLEDLYKENIPVYRFIQKPGDLVWVNAGCVHWVQSIGWCNNIAWNVGPLTARQYSLAIERYEWNKVQAFKSIVPMVHLSWNLARNIKVSDTKLFELIKMCLLQTLKNVLHIQEYVKSKGVEIRFNGRGKNEASHYCGQCEVEVFNVLFIKEQEKRHVVHCLSCALKLSPSLQGIVCLEEYRLSELQRVYDSFTLHRTQGLAYTQ, encoded by the exons ATGGGGCAACTAACTTTCGAGGATGATTGCCTGATCCGCGAGCTGGATAG TCGATACTACGGCTTTTTGGATTTGTCCAATTCGAAAAATGCGGAATTGAGGAATCTCGTTCAGCAGACCATCACAAACTTGCAAAACTACATTGCAAATGGTCAGGCGCACGAATCGAAGAACATCAGTGATAATAAAAATGCTATACAAAAGTTTGAGCCATCAACTCAAGCAGGTGAACATATGGAAAACACATCGTCCCAAATCAATGACGACACCAAACCTTTTGAGCAAGATGCCAAGGAAAAGGTGCCCATCATTGAAGAAAAACCCCAGGATGAGCACTACGTTAACGCTCTTTGCAAACTTGGCCACCTGCATCTTCTTCTTGGCGAATACTCCGAAG CTTTATCAGCGTACCAGAAGTATTTACGATTCAGAGAAAACAATTACTGGACAAATCatgcatttatgtatggaATAGGCGTTGCTTATTTTAAACTTCGGTGCTTTAAATG GGCCATCAAATCGTTTCAGGAGCTTTTATACCTAAGTCCCAATTTTACATGTGCAAATGAAGTTCATTTGCGTCTAGGTCTTATGCTAAAACACTGCGGGGAGTTCCATATTGCCCTAAAACATTTACAATTGGCGCTGCTTTATACATATCCTTCGACCTTTTCGGAACTTCAGG TCAAATTTCAAATCGCGCATTTGTACGAAGTTCAAAACAAGCACAAGGCGGCAAAGGATGGCTACGAATTTCTTCTAAATGAGAAAAACATCTCCTTGGAGCTCAAAGCAGATGTTTATCGACAATTAG GATGGATGTACCATTGCGTAGAATGCCTAGGCGAAAAAAAGGAACGTGAAGCGAACGCATTAAATTTTCTACAAAAATCAATCGAAGCTGACCCAAAGAGTGGACAATCATTATATTTACTAGGAAGGTGTTACGCCGGCATCAATAAGGTTCATGATGCTTTCCTAGCATACCGCAACTCGGTGGAAAAAAGTGAGGGGAATGCTGATACTTGGTGCTCAATCGG CGTCTTATATCAGCAACAAAATCAACCCACGGATGCCCTTCAAGCCTACATATGTGCTGTGCAACTGGATAAAGACCATAAGGCCGCGTGGACCAACCTGGGTATACTTTATGAGAGCTGTGGTCAATTACGAGATGCCTATGCTTGCTACTTAAATGCAACCAAACAAATATCATTCCAG aAGTCTTCGTTAATTCGAAAGAAACAAGCAATACGTATGAAAAAGGACACAATTGGACTGTCGAAAGGCCTGTCTCAGAGAATCACTTTCCTGGAGGGCCAGCTCAGTCAAGCACCATTGCCAAGTATTACATCGAAGCGCCGCCAGCTGTGTTCAATCGAAGAAGCTTGGAACCTGCCAATATCATTAGAAATGAACTCTCGCCAACAACAAACAGCGCAGATGCTACCAAGACAGGTCACAAAGCAAAGTCCAGTACAGGGACCGCCACCACCTTATCCGCATAGCCAACTCAGCCAAAGTCCCATACCTTCGAAACGTATTAAGGAAGATGGCACAGGCCAACAAGAAGTAACACAAAACAACAGTCAGACTTCTGCGCAAAATCTAATAA ACATTTCGGAATCTTTAAACCAGCGAAACTTCAACGCCATGCCGGAGAGCAACAAAAGTTCGGAGCAAAGTGTTCTTGACACCTTCGACGACATCTCGAATGATATTTATAAACAGAATGAGAGCATCAAGCTCGAACGTTTGAGCCACGATGCACTCAGTAACAATGAGGACTCGAGGCATGATTATATTGGCGGTGACAACGCCGACCTCTCCACCACGTTCAAAATACAAATGGACTCGAAGCAGTTGATGGCAGCTGTTAAGCTGCTGCCGATCGACGAACCGCCCGTGCACTGCACCATTTTGCAAGTGAATGCGCCGCCGCCATCTCCGCCCGATTGCCCACCGCAGAAACTGACGCGAGATCAACTCCTGCCTCCCACACCCTCGGTTCATTTAGAAAATAAGAAGAACGCGTTCAGTCCCCAGTTGCAGGAGTTTTGCCTGAAACATCCGATTGCCGTTGTTCGCGGCTTGGCGGGCGCTCTGAAGCTAGATCTCGGTCTCTTTTCGACCAAAACGTTGGTGGAAGCCAACCCGGACCATAGTGTTGAGGTTCGGACCCAAGTGCACCAGTCTCCCGATGAAAATTGGGACACTTCGCAGGGTAAGCGCGTCTGGGCCTGCATCTCCCATCGGTCTCACACAACCATAGCCAAATATGCCCAATATCAGGCATCCAGTTTTCAAGACAGCTTGAAG GATGAAAGCGATAAAGGTTTCCCCGGCTCGCAAGCAATGTCGGACTCAGACTCAAAGGACTCGGTATCCAATTCGAACATTGTTCTCAAGCgtaaaaaacacaaaataaacaGCAAAATGTTAAG GTTCGGGACCAACGTGGACCTCTCCGATGAAAAGAAATGGAAACCACAACTAACAGAGCTACAAAAACTGCCAGCCTTTGCGCGAGTTATATCCGCTGCCAATATGCTATCACACGTGGGCCACGTCATTTTGGGCATGAACACCGTTCAGCTGTACATGAAGGTGCCCGGAAGTAGGACGCCTGGCCACCAAGAGAACAACAACTTCTGCTCAATCAACATCAACATCGGTCCTGGCGACTGTGAATGGTTTGCCGTCCCCGATGCCTACTGGGGCGGAGTTCACAATCTGTGCGAGAAGAACAACATTAGCTATCTGCACGGCTCGTGGTGGCCCGTCCTGGAGGATTTATACAAGGAGAATATACCAGTTTATAGATTTATACAGAAACCCGGTGACTTGGTTTGGGTGAATGCCGG ATGCGTCCATTGGGTTCAGTCGATCGGTTGGTGCAACAACATTGCGTGGAACGTTGGACCCTTGACTGCCCGTCAGTATTCTCTTGCCATCGAGCGATATGAGTGGAATAAAGTGCAGGCCTTCAAAAGCATTGTGCCGATGGTGCATTTAAGCTGGAACCTTGCAAGGAACATCAAAGTGTCCGATACCAAACTTTTCGAGCTGATAAA AATGTGTTTGCTGCAAACGCTGAAAAACGTATTGCACATACAAGAGTATGTCAAATCGAAAGGTGTGGAAATACGTTTCAATGGTCGCGGAAAGAACGAAGCATCCCATTACTGCGGACAATGCGAG GTTGAGGTTTTCAATGTGCTGTTCATCAAGGAGCAGGAGAAACGACACGTGGTCCACTGCCTATCGTGCGCGCTGAAGTTGTCTCCGTCGCTCCAGGGAATCGTTTGCCTGGAGGAGTATCGTCTGTCGGAGCTGCAGCGCGTGTACGATTCGTTTACTTTACACAGAACCCAAGGACTAGCATACACTCAGTAG